Below is a window of Plutella xylostella chromosome 15, ilPluXylo3.1, whole genome shotgun sequence DNA.
GCGGCCGTTGAGGAAGAAGTTCAGCTCCACGTGGTCGTACGCCACGCCGATGGTGTCGCCCTCTGTCGGCATCACGGCCGCCGTGTCCTCAGCCTTGTGATCCGTCTGAGGGGTTAAATAGGCATGaaacttagtatattttttaagacacTTTTTTAGATTTGGTTATTTATAGGGTGACTTAAAAAAGGGAAATGAGCCATGCCGTCAgatgggcatgtaaacaaCGAgctataatgtttttttgaatgTAAACCTTCATATCAGCCTTCGCTAACCTCCTGTGTTGATAATCTACTCCTCAAGCCGCCATGTAGGAAGTGCGGTGTCACAACATCATGTAATTTTTCCTCTTAGCGTAAAACGAACACTACAGCTGAACTACACTTTGTGTCCATGGTGATAGGGTTAGTTAGTCAGTAGTGGGATCCACGAAAGCACAGCTGCTACCTCCCTCCTCCCTCTACCTCACCTGGTCACCGCCATTCTCGTTGACGGCGGGCGTGTTGAGCAGGTCCGCCGTGGGTGAGTCGCGCGCGGGTCGTAGCTGGTACAGCTCCTCGTTGGTGTGCCGCACCGTGCCGTCGCTGTTCAGGCACCACGACTCCTTGTCCACGCCGCCTGGAATAAGAATTACATAACATGTAACTCagggcagtttagaccttgggaatATGttcaaaggttccattcgagagagccaggtgcaggtattAATGGAATGGAATAGAATGTAACTCAAGTTTTGAACTACATGTGAGTATCTACTGTTCATCCATGCGAGTGGTGGAATGATGCCATCGGTTTTCATTCTTCAGTATAATGTTTGtaaaaatgtaataagggCAGATAGCTACTCATTCTCTCCTTCAGCAGGAGTAGCGACCTGTGATTTTGGGATTCATAACCTGGAATGACTGTAGACTGAGTTAAATTAAACCCCaagaatacaaaaatacataagtgtGTAATATAATACCTTTTTCTATTacataacatacattaattCTGGCCACAATGCTCCTATGACTGACAATATTGTGGACATTGCCAAAGTCAACATAGCTTTGTTATGCCAGAAAGATGCCATACAAGGACCCTGTTATGTAGTGACTTTGACCTCATATCCTTAAGGAAGGCCTTATGTAGGTCATCACTTACTAACTCACCTAGATATTGCTGTTGCATGCTGAGTAGCCTGTGACTAAGTATTCACAGCTAATTAGTAATTTCTTACATGTCTCACAGATAGTCATTGTTAAAATGAATTacgtaaatatacataaataatttaatatgaaaaaaatatgttttatgcaACCAGCAAGTTAGAGTGcaactttttatattattataaaaatgcaGAAGTAACCACACCATTTTACCTGCTTCACAGCACTACTTTATCCATCTTAACCCTTGTCGGCCATAGGATATAATTATGGATACCACCTTATTTTGAACTTTAACTCCTTCAGCAAGTGCGAAAACTAATGATATAATTTTAGGTCATGGAGGGTTAACAGTAGCTCAAGGATCAGATATTGCAATGCCATAATTACCATGTACTCTATTGAGGTCAGTGTCTCTTGTGGCGAGCCCCACCGCCCACACCCCACCCTGCTGCAGCTTCACCTCGAAGTATGCCTTGTTCTGCACCAGCGGGGCGTTGCCGAGGGCACACCCGGAGCCACACACGCGGCTACCACCCTtcaccaccaccacctcgtGACCTGGAAATAGAGGTGATGATTATATTAGTAGATGATGGTGGTTTGTTAGTATGGAAATGCACTAAAGTGCAATCACTGCCAACTTCAGATCAAGTCGGTTGTTGTTCCATTAATGTAATAGAGTTCAACATTAACAACAATTTTGAAATATTGAAGCTAAAAAATACTTGTTTTGCTCATTTTTGGAACAACAAATTTTTAggtgtatttaaaaatatttattttcatgattgtGTATCTGACAAGAAATAATATTCTGGAGGTAACAGATTTGATACATAAGATATGCTATATCATAGGATATACACCTATGCCTACACCATCTGGACTCTATAATAGGCTCAATAGAGACAGGTTAGTACttatttggtaattttaatgtttttatctttattggGGTGACGTGGTAGTTGATCATAAAACATTAAAGCtgtatcaataaaaatataaaacgcGTAGGTGTACATTGCATAGGCAAATGTATAAAcggtaaattattttgtataccTTGTAGCTTCATGTTACCCTCGTAGCCCATGAGCTTTATGTTAATAATCTTACGTTTGAACGGTATGCTGTTCAATAAACCGCAGTATGAGGACATGGATGaataaataaaggttttaCCCATATGAAGAGCATCCAGCTGCACGGGGTTTTCTTTCAGTCGCACCGGCACACTTGGGGTGAGAGTGAAGCCGTTCAGACATCCCTTAAGAcaacaaaacattttatactTGATTTAATTAAGTTCTTACAGCTAAACCACTAAAATCTATAGTATTTCCgcaaataaatattgtgtttttgTCATTGATCTCGCTCGATAAGTTGTCTTGTCATTTTTGTAAAACGTCAATTTTGACAGTATGCCACAGAT
It encodes the following:
- the LOC105392415 gene encoding SPRY domain-containing protein 7; this translates as MFCCLKGCLNGFTLTPSVPVRLKENPVQLDALHMGHEVVVVKGGSRVCGSGCALGNAPLVQNKAYFEVKLQQGGVWAVGLATRDTDLNRVHGGVDKESWCLNSDGTVRHTNEELYQLRPARDSPTADLLNTPAVNENGGDQTDHKAEDTAAVMPTEGDTIGVAYDHVELNFFLNGRSLEVPVRSVRGTVYPALYVDDGAILDIILDNFLYPPPSGYEKIMVEQSLL